In the genome of Rhodamnia argentea isolate NSW1041297 chromosome 3, ASM2092103v1, whole genome shotgun sequence, one region contains:
- the LOC115726936 gene encoding LOW QUALITY PROTEIN: nudix hydrolase 2 (The sequence of the model RefSeq protein was modified relative to this genomic sequence to represent the inferred CDS: inserted 2 bases in 1 codon) → MQRSLSRLSPLCFAFTVVLATNNLSRLPRNRSAALSLARRVPLPFGIKARPRAATRSAAIGSMSGSVDSASPAAAEAVAIENEAKLLSSVEDHYGGVIAEIKEAMDSATFVSVLRASISHWREQGKMGVWIKLPIELVNLVEAAVAEGFWYHHAEPKYLMLVYWIPQSAHTIPANATHRVGVGVVVMNKKDEVLVVQEKTGIFRGTGVWKFPTGVVDEGEDICAAAVREVKEETGIDAEFVEVLGFRQSHQSFFQKSDLFFVCLVRPISFDIQTQDVEIEVAKWMPFEEYAAQPFCQKNELVKYIIEMCTAKKNGKYTGFTPVPTTTSFSDQKSYLYLDXAISGAGSK, encoded by the exons ATGCAGAGATCTCTCTCCAGACTCTCCCCACTCTGCTTCGCGTTTACCGTCGTCCTCGCCACGAATAATCTCTCTCGTCTTCCCCGAAATCGCTCCgccgctctctctctcgctcgaagAGTACCTCTCCCATTTG GAATTAAAGCTCGACCCAGAGCGGCTACCCGGAGTGCGGCCATCGGATCGATGTCGGGGTCGGTTGATTCCGCTTCTCCGGCCGCCGCGGAGGCTGTTGCGATCGAGAACGAAGCCAAATTGCTGAGTTCTGTGGAGGACCATTACGGAGGCGTCATTGCGGAAATAAAGGAGGCTATGGACTCCGCAACCTTCGTCTCCGTGCTCAGAGCTTCGATTTCGCACTGGAGAGAGCAG GGCAAGATGGGTGTGTGGATCAAATTACCTATTGAACTCGTGAATCTCGTAGAAGCTGCTGTCGCG GAAGGATTTTGGTATCACCATGCAGAGCCGAAGTATCTAATGCTTGTGTATTGGATTCCACAAAGTGCTCATACCATTCCAGCAAATGCGACGCATAGAGTAGGTGTTGGTGTAGTTGTCATGAATAAGAAGGACGAG GTGCTTGTTGTTCAAGAGAAGACTGGAATATTTAGAGGGACTGGTGTTTGGAAGTTCCCGACAGGTGTTGTTGATGAG GGAGAAGACATATGTGCAGCTGCAGTAAGAGAAGTTAAAGAAGAGACTGGA ATTGATGCTGAATTCGTGgaagttttaggatttag GCAAAGTCATCAGTCATTCTTTCAGAAGTCGGACTTATTTTTTGTCTGCTTGGTGCGACCTATATCCTTTGATATCCAGACGCAGGATGTGGAGATAGAGGTTGCTAAG TGGATGCCGTTCGAAGAATATGCAGCGCAGCCATTCTGCCAAAAAAACGAGCTTGTCAAGTACATTATAGAGATGTGCACAGCGAAGAAGAACGGGAAATATACTGGATTCACACCAGTACCAACAACAACGAGCTTCTCCGACCAAAAGAGCTACTTGTACTTGGA AGCCATCTCGGGAGCAGGCAGTAAGTAG
- the LOC115726938 gene encoding tRNA (guanine(9)-N1)-methyltransferase isoform X2: MEALAQDQADVAPPPKAPEQQQQRPLSKNAQKRLLKQQRYEAKKAEKKALLKEHKKREAERKRKEWQEALESATEAERSKLIESRRELRRERMEKRSEEREGKLRRLEGARESGQKIVIDLEFAHLMSANEISSLCQQIMYCYAVNGRCAYPCHLWLTGCEGEMGSQLQRIPGFDKWFVEKEDRSYVEALQDWKENLVYLTADSANVLDVLDQKKIYIIGGLVDRNRWKGLTMKKAEEQGIQTAKLPIGNYLKMSSSQLLLNGGALANTHYEAEQYSLTFECKVLLQFIMLLCRWTSVP; the protein is encoded by the exons ATGGAAGCTCTCGCTCAAGATCAAGCCGACGTCGCGCCCCCTCCCAAAGCCccagagcagcagcagcagcgacCGCTCTCCAAGAACGCCCAGAAGAGGCTCCTGAAGCAGCAGCGGTACGAGGCGAAGAAGGCGGAGAAGAAGGCGCTATTGAAGGAGCACAAGAAGCGGGAGGCCGAGCGGAAGCGCAAGGAATGGCAGGAGGCCCTCGAGAGCGCGACCGAGGCGGAGCGCTCGAAGCTGATCGAGTCGAGGAGGGAGCTCCGGCGGGAGCGGATGGAGAAGCGGTCGGAGGAGCGGGAGGGGAAGCTCCGGAGGCTCGAGGGCGCGAGAGAGAGCGGGCAGAAGATCGTGATCGACCTCGAGTTCGCTCACCTCATGTCGGCTAACGAAATCAGCAGCCTCTGCCAACAG ATTATGTACTGCTACGCGGTGAATGGGAGATGCGCGTATCCCTGTCACTTATGGCTGACTGGATGCGAAGGAGAAATGGGGAGCCAGTTGCAGAGAATACCAGGATTTGACAAGTGGTTTGTCGAGAAGGAAGACCGATCTTATGTCGAGGCATTGCAGGATTGGAAGGAGAATTTGGTGTACCTGACGGCTGACTCGGCGAATGTGCTCGATGTACTCGATCAGAAGAAGATTTACATCATTGGTGGGTTGGTGGATCGCAACAGATGGAAAGGACTGACCATGAAGAAAGCAGAGGAGCAAGGGATACAGACTGCAAAGTTGCCCATTGGGAATTACTTGAAGATGTCGAGCTCCCAG TTATTGCTCAATGGTGGAGCTCTTGCTAACACACACTATGAAGCTGAGCAGTACTCTCTAACATTTGAATGCAAAGTACTGTTACAATTCATAATGCTGTTGTGCCGCTGGACTTCTGTGCCATAG
- the LOC115726938 gene encoding tRNA (guanine(9)-N1)-methyltransferase isoform X1, giving the protein MEALAQDQADVAPPPKAPEQQQQRPLSKNAQKRLLKQQRYEAKKAEKKALLKEHKKREAERKRKEWQEALESATEAERSKLIESRRELRRERMEKRSEEREGKLRRLEGARESGQKIVIDLEFAHLMSANEISSLCQQIMYCYAVNGRCAYPCHLWLTGCEGEMGSQLQRIPGFDKWFVEKEDRSYVEALQDWKENLVYLTADSANVLDVLDQKKIYIIGGLVDRNRWKGLTMKKAEEQGIQTAKLPIGNYLKMSSSQVLTVNQVMEILLKFLETKDWKDSFFHVIPQRKRCEADSIQPQGEAEEEDNAEDDLSESNKERVEVPPPN; this is encoded by the exons ATGGAAGCTCTCGCTCAAGATCAAGCCGACGTCGCGCCCCCTCCCAAAGCCccagagcagcagcagcagcgacCGCTCTCCAAGAACGCCCAGAAGAGGCTCCTGAAGCAGCAGCGGTACGAGGCGAAGAAGGCGGAGAAGAAGGCGCTATTGAAGGAGCACAAGAAGCGGGAGGCCGAGCGGAAGCGCAAGGAATGGCAGGAGGCCCTCGAGAGCGCGACCGAGGCGGAGCGCTCGAAGCTGATCGAGTCGAGGAGGGAGCTCCGGCGGGAGCGGATGGAGAAGCGGTCGGAGGAGCGGGAGGGGAAGCTCCGGAGGCTCGAGGGCGCGAGAGAGAGCGGGCAGAAGATCGTGATCGACCTCGAGTTCGCTCACCTCATGTCGGCTAACGAAATCAGCAGCCTCTGCCAACAG ATTATGTACTGCTACGCGGTGAATGGGAGATGCGCGTATCCCTGTCACTTATGGCTGACTGGATGCGAAGGAGAAATGGGGAGCCAGTTGCAGAGAATACCAGGATTTGACAAGTGGTTTGTCGAGAAGGAAGACCGATCTTATGTCGAGGCATTGCAGGATTGGAAGGAGAATTTGGTGTACCTGACGGCTGACTCGGCGAATGTGCTCGATGTACTCGATCAGAAGAAGATTTACATCATTGGTGGGTTGGTGGATCGCAACAGATGGAAAGGACTGACCATGAAGAAAGCAGAGGAGCAAGGGATACAGACTGCAAAGTTGCCCATTGGGAATTACTTGAAGATGTCGAGCTCCCAG GTCCTTACTGTGAACCAAGTCATGGAGATACTCCTCAAGTTCTTGGAGACGAAGGATTGGAAGGATTCCTTCTTTCATGTGATTCCTCAGAGAAAGCGATGTGAAGCGGATTCAATCCAGCCTCAAGGCGAAGCTGAAGAGGAAGACAATGCAGAGGACGATCTGTCTGAGAGTAACAAGGAGCGTGTCGAAGTTCCTCCTCCTAACTGA
- the LOC115726940 gene encoding ribonuclease 3-like protein 3: MGIVLRDNAGDTGINTRGDRRCCYETLEYDGDSVLNLLFAKELYFLHPDLALGSLTRLRAANVDTEKLAHVAIKLRLHRYVQHRKSVFEEQVSFIFQSIGLVFIDCNSSVDTIWKTQIVYVSGQACAILELL; encoded by the exons ATGGGTATTGTTCTACGAGATAATGCCGGAGACACGGGGATTAACACTAGAGGAGATAG ACGTTGTTGCTACGAGACGTTGGAGTACGACGGCGACTCGGTGCTCAATTTGTTGTTTGCTAAGGAACTATACTTTCTACATCCGGACTTGGCACTCGGGTCCCTGACCCGGCTCCGAGCGGCCAACGTGGACACCGAGAAGCTCGCACACGTGGCGATCAAGCTCAGGTTGCATCGGTATGTGCAGCACAGGAAGTCTGTTTTTGAGGAACAAGTaagtttcat TTTCCAATCGATCGGTCTTGTCTTCATTGATTGTAATTCCTCGGTGGATACTATATGGAAG ACCCAAATAGTTTACGTGAGTGGGCAGGCCTGTGCTATTCTAGAACTTTTGTGA
- the LOC115726939 gene encoding nuclear transcription factor Y subunit B-6 encodes MERGFHGYRKLPGNASPGPEISMTVADGNLAAAAAAAANSSNNHSNADENSECTVREQDRFMPIANVIRIMRKILPPHAKISDDAKETIQECVSEYISFITGEANDRCQREQRKTITAEDVLWAMSKLGFDDYIEPLTIYLHRYRDMEGDRGSLRGEPFMKRAVDYGNLGVPATFTRGFPMAGPAGPHPAYFGAPPMGG; translated from the exons ATGGAACGTGGCTTCCATGGCTATCGCAAGCTCCCCGGCAACGCCAGCCCTG GACCCGAAATCAGCATGACGGTCGCCGACGGAAAcctcgctgctgctgctgctgctgctgcaaatAGCAGCAACAACCATTCGAATGCGGATGAGAACAGTGAGTGCACCGTGAGGGAGCAGGACCGGTTCATGCCCATTGCGAACGTGATCAGGATCATGCGCAAGATCCTCCCCCCGCATGCGAAGATCTCGGACGACGCCAAGGAGACGATCCAGGAGTGCGTGTCCGAGTACATCAGCTTCATCACCGGGGAGGCCAACGACCGGTGCCAGCGCGAGCAGCGGAAGACCATCACAGCAGAGGACGTCCTTTGGGCCATGAGCAAGCTTGGCTTCGACGACTACATCGAGCCCCTGACTATCTACCTCCACCGATACCGTGACATGGAAGGCGACCGCGGGTCCCTGAGGGGCGAGCCCTTCATGAAGAGGGCGGTCGACTACGGCAACTTGGGGGTTCCTGCTACTTTCACTCGGGGATTCCCGATGGCCGGCCCGGCTGGCCCCCACCCTGCTTACTTTGGAGCTCCGCCGATGGGCGGGTAA